One Desulfarculaceae bacterium DNA window includes the following coding sequences:
- the fabF gene encoding beta-ketoacyl-ACP synthase II has translation MQRRVVVTGLGLVTPLGTGVEKTWEGLKAGKSGIGPITRFDVSSFKTQIAGEVPDFDPEEWVPKKKIRRLDPFIHFAIGAAKMAWEMAGLPETLDDEVAPRAGCILGVGLGGLITLEETIRMTERDGYKRVSPFFIPKLIGNMAPGEVSMIHNLRGTNLCVCTACAAGTHAVGEAMKNIQRGATDLMVCGGAEVVCTATTLSGFGAARALSTRNDDPQRASRPFDRDRDGFVMSEGSGVLILEELEHAKARGVPILAELVGYGLSSDAYHMTAPDPTAQGFVRCMQMALEDAGVNPEELDYINAHGTSTDLNDATETKAIKILFGDHAYKLAISSTKSMLGHMLGATGGVEAAISVLALRDQIMPPTTNYENPDPQCDLDYVPNQAREGKIKTVLSNSFGFGGTNASVLFKVYQP, from the coding sequence GTGCAGCGCAGGGTGGTCGTAACTGGATTGGGGCTGGTGACGCCGCTGGGCACCGGCGTGGAAAAGACCTGGGAAGGGCTAAAGGCCGGCAAGAGCGGCATCGGCCCGATCACCAGGTTCGACGTTTCTTCCTTCAAGACCCAGATCGCGGGAGAGGTCCCTGACTTCGACCCCGAGGAGTGGGTGCCCAAAAAGAAGATACGCCGCCTCGATCCTTTCATTCATTTTGCCATCGGCGCGGCCAAGATGGCCTGGGAAATGGCCGGCTTGCCCGAGACCCTGGACGACGAGGTGGCCCCCCGGGCCGGCTGCATCCTGGGCGTGGGCCTGGGCGGCCTCATCACCCTGGAAGAGACCATCCGCATGACCGAACGGGATGGCTACAAAAGGGTGAGCCCCTTCTTCATCCCCAAGCTCATCGGCAACATGGCCCCGGGCGAAGTTTCCATGATCCACAATCTTCGCGGCACCAACCTCTGCGTGTGCACCGCCTGCGCGGCGGGCACCCACGCGGTGGGCGAGGCCATGAAGAACATCCAGCGCGGCGCCACCGACCTTATGGTCTGCGGCGGGGCCGAGGTGGTCTGCACCGCCACGACGCTGTCGGGCTTCGGCGCGGCACGGGCCCTCAGTACGCGCAACGATGATCCCCAGCGGGCCAGCCGCCCCTTTGACCGCGACCGCGACGGCTTTGTCATGTCCGAGGGCTCGGGGGTGCTGATCCTGGAAGAGCTGGAGCACGCCAAGGCGCGCGGGGTGCCCATCCTGGCCGAGCTGGTGGGCTACGGCCTCAGTTCCGACGCCTACCACATGACCGCTCCCGACCCCACGGCCCAGGGCTTCGTGCGCTGCATGCAGATGGCCCTGGAGGACGCCGGCGTCAACCCCGAGGAGCTGGACTACATCAACGCCCACGGCACCTCCACCGACCTGAACGACGCCACCGAGACCAAGGCCATCAAGATCCTGTTCGGGGACCACGCCTACAAGCTGGCCATCTCCAGCACCAAGAGCATGTTGGGCCACATGCTGGGGGCCACCGGCGGGGTGGAGGCGGCGATCAGCGTTTTGGCCCTGCGCGACCAGATCATGCCGCCCACCACCAACTACGAGAACCCCGATCCCCAATGCGACCTGGATTACGTGCCCAACCAGGCCCGCGAGGGCAAGATCAAAACCGTGCTCAGCAACTCCTTCGGCTTCGGCGGCACCAACGCCAGCGTCCTGTTCAAGGTCTACCAACCCTAG
- the greA gene encoding transcription elongation factor GreA: MSRTLLTREGHKSLQDQLDQLRKVDLPANVKAIEEARAHGDLSENAEYHAAKERNAIIMSKIAEIKNLLAVAEIVDPLPDPNGRVVFGCRFTVYDVDGDVEFSYQIVGEAESDATAGRISMTSPIGQALLGKEEGEEVSVRTPGGVRLLEIVSVE, encoded by the coding sequence GTGTCGCGCACCCTACTCACCCGCGAGGGCCACAAAAGTCTGCAAGACCAACTGGACCAACTGCGCAAGGTGGACCTTCCGGCCAACGTCAAGGCCATCGAAGAGGCCCGGGCCCACGGCGACCTCTCGGAAAACGCCGAGTACCACGCCGCCAAAGAGCGCAACGCCATAATCATGAGCAAGATCGCCGAGATCAAGAACCTCTTGGCCGTGGCCGAGATTGTTGATCCCCTGCCCGACCCCAACGGCCGGGTGGTCTTCGGCTGTCGCTTCACGGTCTACGACGTGGACGGGGACGTGGAGTTCTCCTACCAGATCGTGGGCGAGGCCGAGAGCGACGCCACCGCCGGACGCATCTCCATGACCTCTCCCATCGGCCAGGCCCTGTTGGGCAAGGAAGAGGGCGAGGAGGTCTCGGTGCGCACCCCGGGCGGCGTCCGCCTGCTGGAGATCGTCAGCGTAGAGTGA
- the nrdR gene encoding transcriptional regulator NrdR: MRCPYCGKLDNKVVDSRVSKDASVIRRRRQCLDCDQRFTTYERVEEMETYVVKKDGSREVYDRAKLKNGILKALHKRPVSIEKVESFLDALETGFQERGAREIPVRELGEAVMNALKEMDDVAYVRFASVYREFRDVDEFMREVKKLLAQREEDLPGA, from the coding sequence GTGAGGTGCCCATACTGCGGCAAGCTGGACAACAAGGTGGTGGATTCGCGCGTCAGCAAGGACGCCTCGGTGATCCGCCGCCGCCGTCAATGCCTGGACTGCGACCAGCGCTTCACCACCTATGAGCGGGTGGAGGAGATGGAGACCTACGTGGTCAAGAAGGACGGCAGCCGCGAAGTCTACGACCGCGCCAAGCTCAAGAACGGCATCCTCAAGGCCCTGCACAAGCGGCCGGTGTCCATCGAAAAGGTGGAGTCCTTCCTGGACGCCCTGGAGACCGGTTTCCAGGAGCGCGGCGCCCGCGAGATTCCGGTGCGCGAGCTGGGCGAGGCGGTGATGAACGCGCTCAAGGAGATGGACGACGTGGCCTACGTGCGCTTCGCCAGCGTGTACCGCGAGTTCCGCGACGTGGACGAGTTCATGCGCGAGGTCAAGAAGCTCCTGGCCCAGCGCGAGGAAGACCTGCCAGGGGCCTGA
- a CDS encoding AmpG family muropeptide MFS transporter — MPGIIRQIFSPRMLVALLMGFSCGLPLLLTISLLQAWMRAQGVDLATIGLMALVGLPYTLKFLWAPLVDRYTLPFLGRRRGWLLVAQVLLTGAIVALGFSEPAKAPTVLALVALLVTFFSASQDIVVDAYRREDLSDEELGLGSSLYVNGYRVGMLLASGGGMIMADHIGFTQVYMIMAAAMGVGIITTLLCREPPHPGGTPTSLRDAVIEPFVEYFQRSGALGLLAFVLLYKIGDSMASTMTIPFYLDTGFTNSEIGAVVKLFGFWATVGGGLFGGVVILKLGIRRCLWIFGILQAVSTAGFAALAYIGHQIWALAAVIAFENLASGMGTAAFLAFMATLTDKRFTATQYALLSSLIGIPRVVASAPTGWMAQYMGWPGFFIFCTLAAIPGLILLVKYAPAKRPPQKVDA, encoded by the coding sequence ATGCCCGGCATCATCCGGCAGATATTCAGCCCCCGCATGCTGGTGGCCCTGCTCATGGGCTTCAGTTGCGGCCTGCCCCTGCTCCTAACCATCTCCCTCTTGCAGGCCTGGATGCGCGCCCAGGGCGTGGACCTGGCCACCATCGGGCTCATGGCCCTGGTGGGCCTGCCCTACACCCTCAAGTTCCTTTGGGCCCCCCTGGTGGACCGCTACACCCTGCCCTTCCTGGGGCGGCGGCGGGGCTGGCTGCTGGTGGCCCAGGTGCTCCTCACCGGGGCCATCGTGGCCCTGGGCTTCAGCGAACCGGCCAAGGCCCCCACCGTGCTGGCCCTGGTGGCCCTGCTGGTCACCTTTTTCAGCGCCTCGCAAGACATCGTGGTGGACGCCTACCGCCGGGAGGACCTGAGCGACGAGGAGCTGGGCCTGGGCTCCTCGCTGTACGTGAACGGCTACCGGGTGGGCATGCTCCTGGCCAGCGGCGGGGGCATGATCATGGCCGACCACATCGGCTTCACCCAGGTTTACATGATCATGGCCGCGGCCATGGGCGTGGGCATCATCACCACCCTGCTCTGCCGCGAACCGCCCCATCCCGGGGGCACCCCCACCAGCCTCAGGGACGCGGTGATCGAGCCCTTTGTGGAGTATTTCCAACGCTCCGGGGCCTTGGGCCTGCTGGCCTTCGTGCTTCTATATAAAATCGGCGACTCCATGGCCTCAACCATGACCATCCCCTTTTACCTGGACACCGGCTTCACCAACAGCGAGATCGGGGCGGTGGTCAAGCTATTCGGCTTTTGGGCCACGGTGGGCGGCGGGCTGTTCGGCGGGGTGGTGATCCTCAAGCTGGGCATCCGGCGCTGCCTGTGGATTTTCGGCATTCTGCAAGCGGTCTCCACCGCCGGCTTCGCGGCCCTGGCCTACATCGGCCACCAGATATGGGCCTTGGCCGCGGTGATCGCCTTTGAGAACCTTGCCTCGGGCATGGGCACGGCGGCCTTCCTGGCCTTCATGGCCACCCTCACCGACAAGCGCTTTACCGCCACCCAGTACGCCCTGCTCTCCAGCCTCATCGGCATCCCCCGGGTGGTGGCCAGCGCGCCCACCGGCTGGATGGCCCAGTACATGG
- the fabG gene encoding 3-oxoacyl-[acyl-carrier-protein] reductase: MTEQGKVHLITGGSRGIGRAIALALASAGDVVYFNHFDPDDSAAEQTVAMLKDAGVTAFGQKFDICDQAQCQAWVNGAFEAQGRVDNLINNAGITMDGLLVRMSAEQFNKVIQVNLVGAFYCLQAAAKLMMKQRGGSIVGLASIAGQIGNPGQANYSASKAGLIALTKTAAKELAPRGVRVNAVAPGFIETDMVNTIPEKLQEAMKAMIPMGRAGQPEDVADVVAFLCSDAASYVTGQVIAINGGMMM, translated from the coding sequence TTGACTGAGCAAGGCAAGGTACATCTGATCACCGGCGGTTCCCGGGGCATCGGGCGGGCCATCGCCCTGGCCCTGGCCTCGGCCGGCGACGTGGTCTACTTCAACCACTTCGACCCCGACGATAGCGCGGCTGAGCAGACCGTGGCCATGCTCAAGGACGCGGGCGTCACCGCCTTTGGCCAGAAGTTCGATATCTGCGACCAGGCCCAGTGCCAGGCGTGGGTGAACGGCGCCTTCGAGGCCCAGGGCCGGGTGGACAACCTGATCAACAACGCGGGCATCACCATGGACGGCCTGCTGGTGCGCATGAGCGCCGAGCAGTTCAACAAGGTCATCCAGGTGAATCTGGTGGGCGCCTTCTACTGCTTGCAGGCGGCGGCCAAGCTGATGATGAAACAGCGCGGCGGCTCCATCGTGGGGCTGGCCTCCATCGCCGGGCAGATCGGCAACCCGGGGCAGGCCAACTACTCTGCCTCCAAGGCGGGGCTCATCGCCCTTACCAAGACCGCGGCCAAGGAGCTGGCTCCGCGCGGGGTGCGGGTGAACGCGGTGGCGCCTGGCTTCATCGAGACCGACATGGTCAACACCATCCCCGAAAAGCTTCAGGAGGCCATGAAGGCCATGATCCCCATGGGCCGGGCCGGCCAGCCCGAGGACGTGGCCGACGTGGTGGCCTTCCTGTGCTCCGATGCTGCCAGCTACGTCACCGGGCAGGTGATCGCCATCAACGGCGGCATGATGATGTAA
- a CDS encoding electron transfer flavoprotein subunit beta/FixA family protein, translated as MKIAVCIKQVPDTANVKLDPETHTLKREGVESIVNPFDLFALEAALRIREQAGGEIVAVSMGPPQAESVLKEAVGYGVDECLLLSDRAFAGADTWATTAALAAGIQGLGDVDLVVCGKQAVDGDTAQVGPGIARRLGIPHVAFVKGFREMADGRLVVERQMDDGFDVVALPLPGLITVVREVGEPRPPSLKGKMRAKKYQVPMKGAAELGLTPEQVGLAGSYTQVVKVFAPSVSGDRKKLTGPPQETGASVIDALVENQVIMLGS; from the coding sequence ATGAAGATCGCGGTTTGCATCAAGCAGGTCCCGGATACGGCCAACGTCAAGCTGGACCCCGAGACCCATACTCTCAAGCGCGAAGGCGTGGAGAGCATCGTCAACCCTTTTGATCTGTTCGCCCTGGAGGCCGCCCTGCGTATTCGGGAGCAGGCCGGCGGCGAGATCGTGGCCGTTTCCATGGGCCCGCCCCAGGCCGAGTCGGTCTTGAAAGAAGCCGTGGGCTACGGCGTGGACGAGTGCCTGCTCTTGAGCGACCGGGCCTTCGCCGGGGCTGACACCTGGGCCACCACCGCCGCCTTGGCGGCCGGAATCCAGGGCCTGGGCGACGTTGACCTGGTGGTCTGCGGCAAGCAGGCCGTGGACGGCGACACCGCCCAGGTGGGGCCGGGCATCGCCCGCCGCCTGGGCATCCCCCACGTGGCTTTCGTAAAAGGTTTCCGCGAAATGGCTGACGGCCGCCTGGTGGTGGAGCGCCAGATGGACGACGGCTTCGACGTGGTGGCCCTGCCTCTGCCCGGGCTCATCACCGTGGTGCGCGAGGTGGGCGAGCCCCGGCCGCCTTCGCTAAAGGGTAAGATGCGGGCCAAGAAGTATCAGGTGCCCATGAAGGGCGCGGCCGAGCTGGGCCTCACGCCCGAGCAGGTGGGCCTGGCCGGCTCCTACACCCAAGTGGTCAAGGTTTTCGCGCCCAGCGTGTCCGGCGACCGCAAGAAGCTCACCGGGCCGCCCCAAGAGACCGGCGCCTCGGTAATCGACGCCCTGGTGGAAAACCAGGTCATCATGCTGGGGAGCTAG
- the acpP gene encoding acyl carrier protein: MDDIKAKVKEIICEQLSVAPEDVVPEASFVDDLGADSLDLVEMIMAMEEAFDVSIADEDAEKIKTVQDAWDYIEKLKQ; this comes from the coding sequence ATGGACGACATCAAGGCAAAAGTCAAAGAGATCATCTGCGAGCAGCTTTCCGTGGCCCCCGAGGACGTGGTGCCCGAGGCATCTTTTGTCGACGACCTGGGCGCGGACTCCTTGGACTTGGTGGAGATGATCATGGCCATGGAAGAGGCCTTTGACGTTTCCATCGCCGACGAGGACGCCGAAAAGATCAAGACCGTCCAGGACGCCTGGGATTACATCGAGAAACTGAAGCAGTAG
- a CDS encoding dCMP deaminase family protein → MDSRPSKDAYYLNLAREVSHRGTCLRRRYGAVIVKDDQIVSTGYAGAPRGVANCVDLGVCMRQEMDIPPGQRYELCRSVHAEMNAVIHASRAQTLGAVLYLAGIEVADGKPTKHPEPCLLCRRVIINAGIAEVVVQPRDSEVIHLDPQDWIDEENRAAKQGLAAPKVLPMA, encoded by the coding sequence TTGGACTCCAGACCATCCAAGGACGCCTACTATCTGAATCTGGCCCGCGAAGTCAGCCACCGGGGCACCTGCCTGCGCCGCCGCTACGGCGCGGTCATCGTCAAGGACGACCAGATCGTCTCCACGGGCTACGCCGGAGCGCCGCGCGGGGTGGCCAACTGCGTGGACCTTGGCGTGTGCATGCGCCAGGAAATGGACATTCCGCCGGGCCAGCGCTATGAGCTTTGCCGCTCGGTGCACGCTGAAATGAACGCCGTTATTCACGCCTCCAGGGCTCAGACCCTGGGGGCGGTGTTGTATCTGGCCGGTATTGAGGTGGCCGACGGAAAGCCCACCAAGCATCCCGAGCCCTGCCTCCTTTGCCGGCGGGTGATCATCAACGCCGGCATCGCCGAGGTGGTGGTGCAGCCGCGCGACTCGGAGGTCATTCACCTGGACCCCCAGGACTGGATCGACGAGGAGAATCGCGCGGCCAAGCAGGGACTGGCCGCGCCCAAGGTTTTGCCCATGGCCTAG
- the plsX gene encoding phosphate acyltransferase PlsX produces MRIALDGMGGDKAPEAVVKGAVRALSENPSDVEIILVGQPEALEPLLERESYPSDRLHLHPATQVVAMDASPGTALRRLPDSSIRVCYDLHKSGEADAVISAGNSGAVMALGVVIMGRLAEVDRPALASVFPALKGATLLIDVGANVDCTPLMLLQFGYMGSVYAEKVMGVPSPKVGLLSIGEEPGKGNTVVKQAAEHLNNSGLNFIGNVEGRDMFVGETQVIVCDGFVGNVCIKLVEGFADTFEYFFREYMSHSIKGRLGGLLLREQFRDVASRLDYSNYGGAPLLGINGVGLIAHGASSPKAIATAVKVAADAVRAEVTRHLAEGLEQYRGRLLGQGFLD; encoded by the coding sequence ATGCGCATAGCCCTGGACGGTATGGGGGGCGACAAGGCCCCTGAAGCGGTGGTCAAGGGAGCGGTGCGCGCCCTGAGCGAGAACCCGTCGGATGTGGAAATCATCCTGGTGGGCCAGCCCGAAGCGCTGGAGCCGCTCTTGGAGCGCGAGAGCTACCCCAGCGACCGCCTACATCTGCATCCGGCCACCCAGGTGGTGGCCATGGACGCCTCGCCGGGCACCGCGCTCCGGCGCTTGCCTGATTCCAGCATCCGGGTCTGCTACGACCTGCACAAGAGCGGCGAGGCCGACGCGGTGATCAGCGCGGGCAACTCCGGCGCGGTCATGGCCCTGGGCGTGGTGATCATGGGCCGCTTGGCCGAGGTGGACCGCCCGGCCCTGGCCTCGGTGTTCCCGGCCCTCAAAGGAGCCACCCTGCTCATCGACGTGGGGGCCAACGTGGATTGCACCCCGTTGATGCTCCTCCAGTTCGGCTACATGGGCAGCGTGTACGCCGAAAAGGTCATGGGAGTGCCCTCGCCCAAGGTGGGGTTGTTGTCCATCGGCGAGGAGCCGGGCAAGGGCAACACCGTGGTCAAGCAGGCCGCCGAGCATCTGAACAACAGCGGCCTGAACTTCATCGGCAACGTGGAAGGCCGCGACATGTTCGTGGGCGAAACCCAAGTGATCGTTTGCGACGGTTTCGTGGGCAACGTCTGCATCAAGCTGGTGGAAGGCTTCGCCGACACCTTTGAGTATTTTTTCCGGGAATACATGTCCCACAGCATCAAGGGCCGCCTGGGCGGCCTGTTGCTGCGCGAACAGTTCCGCGACGTGGCCAGCCGCCTGGACTACTCCAACTACGGAGGCGCCCCCCTGCTGGGCATCAACGGGGTCGGGCTCATCGCCCACGGCGCTTCCTCGCCCAAGGCCATAGCCACGGCGGTCAAGGTGGCCGCTGACGCGGTCCGCGCCGAAGTGACCCGCCACCTGGCCGAAGGCCTGGAGCAATACCGCGGCCGCCTGCTGGGGCAGGGCTTCCTCGACTGA
- the rpmF gene encoding 50S ribosomal protein L32, with amino-acid sequence MAVPKRRHSTTRGKKRRSHDAIALPNTVACPQCGEPKMPHRVCPSCGTYKGRQAVQTEE; translated from the coding sequence ATGGCCGTTCCCAAAAGACGTCATTCCACCACCCGCGGCAAAAAGCGGCGCTCCCACGACGCCATCGCCCTGCCCAACACCGTGGCCTGCCCTCAGTGCGGCGAGCCCAAGATGCCCCACCGGGTGTGCCCTTCCTGCGGCACCTACAAGGGGCGCCAGGCGGTGCAGACCGAGGAGTAG
- a CDS encoding electron transfer flavoprotein subunit alpha has product MGVIIDKELCTGCGSCVDVCPFEALELIDDKAQVNDACTLCGACADECPEGAITVPEVERAADERAASAKGVWVYAEQRGGAMPEVVAELLGQGRRLADELGVELGAALLGAGLDGLAGELFAMGADVVYLADDPRLGQFNDDLYCEVLARLITEHQPEILLAGATSLGRSLIPRVATAVATGLTADCTGLSIDPDKRLLLQTRPAFGGNIMATIVCPAARPQMATVRPRVMKQSPRQEGREGRLVTLDLKPEDKAATEVLEVVQAIDDQVNLVGAEVVVCGGRGLGKAEGFELVRELATALDGVVGATRGAVDSEWIGHAHQVGQTGRTVAPKLYIALGVSGAVQHLVGMQGSETIVAVNSDPNAPIFDVAHYGIVGDLFEVAPAMLARLKELRGQA; this is encoded by the coding sequence ATGGGCGTGATCATCGACAAAGAGTTGTGCACCGGCTGCGGCTCCTGCGTGGACGTCTGCCCCTTCGAGGCCCTGGAGCTCATCGACGACAAGGCGCAAGTCAACGACGCCTGCACCCTGTGCGGGGCCTGCGCCGACGAGTGCCCCGAGGGCGCCATCACCGTGCCCGAGGTGGAGCGCGCGGCCGACGAGCGCGCCGCCAGCGCCAAGGGCGTGTGGGTCTATGCCGAGCAGCGCGGCGGGGCCATGCCCGAGGTGGTGGCCGAGCTGTTGGGCCAAGGGCGCCGCCTGGCCGACGAACTGGGCGTGGAGCTGGGCGCGGCCTTGTTGGGCGCGGGCCTGGACGGCCTGGCCGGCGAGCTCTTCGCCATGGGCGCGGACGTGGTCTATCTGGCCGACGACCCCCGCCTGGGGCAGTTCAACGACGATCTTTACTGCGAGGTCCTGGCCCGGCTCATCACCGAGCACCAGCCCGAGATTCTCTTGGCCGGAGCCACCTCCCTGGGGCGCAGCCTGATTCCCCGCGTGGCCACGGCCGTGGCCACCGGGCTTACGGCGGACTGCACCGGCCTGAGCATCGATCCGGACAAGCGGCTTCTGTTGCAGACCCGCCCGGCATTCGGCGGCAATATCATGGCCACCATCGTCTGCCCCGCCGCCCGGCCTCAGATGGCCACGGTGCGGCCCCGGGTGATGAAGCAGAGCCCGCGCCAGGAGGGCCGCGAGGGCCGCTTGGTGACCCTGGATCTGAAGCCCGAGGACAAGGCGGCAACCGAGGTGCTGGAGGTGGTTCAGGCCATCGACGACCAGGTGAACCTGGTGGGCGCCGAGGTGGTGGTCTGCGGCGGGCGCGGCCTGGGCAAGGCCGAAGGCTTCGAACTGGTGCGCGAGCTGGCCACGGCTCTGGACGGGGTGGTGGGCGCCACCCGCGGGGCGGTGGATTCCGAGTGGATCGGCCACGCCCATCAGGTCGGCCAGACCGGCCGCACCGTGGCCCCCAAGCTCTATATAGCCTTGGGAGTGTCCGGCGCTGTGCAACATCTGGTGGGTATGCAGGGCTCCGAGACCATCGTGGCGGTCAACAGCGACCCCAACGCGCCCATTTTCGACGTGGCTCATTATGGTATAGTAGGTGACTTGTTCGAGGTCGCGCCGGCCATGCTGGCCCGCCTCAAAGAGTTGCGCGGCCAGGCCTAG
- a CDS encoding DUF177 domain-containing protein, with amino-acid sequence MKIAVKDIQPEGLAVNFSDNAAQPGDLGPQVEAIAQAPRAELRLEREGDLVFAKGSYAAELVLACSRCLGPAPLGLEGTVDWTFRPLPEDAPEELRLAGEEMELSFYKDGVIDLAQALRDELGLALPMAPLCSQACPGLCPVCGKPIEEGKACCAEEKIDPRWAKLAQLKKE; translated from the coding sequence ATGAAGATCGCGGTGAAGGACATTCAGCCGGAAGGCCTCGCCGTAAACTTCAGCGATAATGCCGCTCAACCGGGGGACCTGGGTCCGCAGGTGGAGGCCATAGCACAAGCGCCCCGGGCCGAGCTTCGCCTGGAACGCGAGGGCGATCTGGTCTTTGCCAAGGGCAGCTACGCCGCGGAGCTGGTGCTGGCGTGCAGCCGGTGCCTGGGGCCCGCGCCCCTGGGCCTGGAGGGCACGGTGGACTGGACCTTCCGGCCCCTGCCCGAGGACGCGCCCGAGGAGTTGCGCCTGGCCGGCGAGGAGATGGAGCTGTCGTTTTATAAAGACGGTGTCATCGACCTGGCCCAGGCCCTTCGGGACGAGTTGGGCCTGGCCCTGCCCATGGCCCCCTTGTGCAGCCAGGCCTGCCCGGGCCTGTGCCCCGTGTGCGGCAAGCCCATTGAAGAGGGCAAGGCCTGCTGCGCCGAAGAGAAGATCGACCCCCGCTGGGCCAAGCTGGCCCAGTTGAAAAAAGAGTGA
- a CDS encoding acyl-CoA dehydrogenase family protein encodes MDYFFTEEQEMIRDLCRQIAEERIKPVRAELDEKEQFPSEIMKALAQADLFQIIIPEQYGGLGGGCLENCIAVEELSRACCGVSTSYAASFLGAYPILLYGSEAQKEKYLPLIGSGEQYCAFALTESASGSDAGSIATEAKKDGDSYVLNGSKQWITNGGEAGIYTVIAITDRSKGPRGASAFIVEADDPGFSVGKKETKLGIRASATAELIFNDCRIPADRLVGREGLGFVVAMRTFDKSRPGVGAQAVGVAAGALDEAAAFARTRKQFGKPIITFQAVAHMLADMATEIEAARALVYCTARFIDSGAKDFSKVSAMAKVFPSDVAMRATTNAVQVLGGHGYMRDYPVEKMMRDAKILQIYEGTNQIQRNVIGQELNKEYGRK; translated from the coding sequence ATGGACTATTTCTTCACCGAAGAGCAGGAGATGATCCGCGACCTTTGCCGGCAGATCGCCGAAGAGCGCATCAAGCCGGTCCGGGCCGAGTTGGATGAAAAAGAGCAGTTCCCCAGCGAGATCATGAAGGCCCTGGCCCAGGCGGACCTGTTCCAGATCATCATCCCCGAGCAGTACGGCGGCTTGGGCGGCGGGTGCCTGGAAAACTGCATCGCGGTGGAAGAGCTTTCCCGCGCCTGCTGCGGCGTGTCCACCAGCTATGCCGCTTCTTTCCTGGGGGCTTACCCCATCCTGCTCTACGGCTCCGAGGCCCAGAAAGAGAAGTACCTCCCGCTCATCGGCAGCGGTGAGCAGTACTGCGCCTTCGCCCTCACCGAGTCCGCCTCCGGCTCCGACGCGGGCTCCATTGCCACCGAGGCCAAGAAGGACGGCGACTCCTACGTACTGAACGGCTCCAAGCAATGGATCACCAACGGCGGCGAGGCGGGCATCTACACCGTCATCGCCATCACCGACCGCTCCAAGGGGCCCCGTGGGGCCAGCGCCTTTATTGTGGAGGCGGATGACCCCGGCTTCAGTGTGGGCAAGAAAGAGACCAAGCTGGGCATCCGGGCCAGCGCCACGGCCGAGCTGATCTTCAACGACTGCCGCATCCCGGCCGATCGCCTGGTGGGCCGCGAGGGCCTGGGTTTCGTGGTGGCCATGCGCACCTTTGACAAGTCCCGCCCCGGCGTGGGCGCCCAGGCGGTGGGCGTGGCCGCGGGCGCCCTGGACGAGGCCGCGGCCTTTGCCCGCACCCGCAAGCAGTTCGGCAAGCCCATCATCACCTTCCAGGCCGTGGCCCACATGCTGGCCGACATGGCCACCGAGATCGAGGCGGCCCGCGCCCTGGTCTACTGCACGGCGCGTTTCATCGACTCCGGGGCCAAGGACTTCTCCAAGGTCAGCGCCATGGCCAAGGTCTTCCCCTCGGACGTGGCCATGCGGGCCACCACCAACGCGGTGCAGGTCCTGGGCGGCCACGGCTACATGCGCGACTATCCCGTAGAGAAGATGATGCGCGACGCCAAGATCCTGCAAATCTACGAGGGCACCAACCAGATCCAGCGCAACGTCATCGGCCAGGAGCTGAACAAAGAGTACGGGCGCAAGTAG